In the genome of Actinomadura graeca, one region contains:
- a CDS encoding 4-(cytidine 5'-diphospho)-2-C-methyl-D-erythritol kinase codes for MSVRVPAKVNLQLGVGPIRDDGYHDLVSVFHAVSLFDEVTAAPAGRLEVTVESAPYSRVAVDGVPTGADNLAARAALLVAARLGVEPAVALRIRKAIPVAGGMAGGSADAAAALVACARLWDDRDDPALTRDDLLDLASDLGSDVPFALLGGTAIGVGRGERLTPALARGVFHWVFATADGGLSTPAVYAECDRIRAADSRPGTRPQVSEDLMAALATGDAKNLGAALVNDLQPAALKLRPSLRRTLAAGRDLGAIGALVSGSGPTCAFLASNDEHAAELAADLDGAGVAETIVRASGPVPGATVV; via the coding sequence GTGAGCGTACGCGTCCCCGCGAAGGTCAACCTCCAGCTCGGCGTGGGGCCGATCCGCGACGACGGCTACCACGACCTCGTCAGCGTGTTCCACGCCGTGTCCCTCTTCGACGAGGTGACGGCGGCGCCCGCCGGGCGGCTGGAGGTGACCGTCGAGAGCGCCCCCTACTCGCGGGTCGCGGTCGACGGCGTCCCCACCGGCGCGGACAACCTCGCGGCGCGGGCGGCGCTCCTCGTCGCCGCGCGGCTCGGCGTCGAGCCCGCCGTGGCGCTGCGCATCCGCAAGGCCATCCCCGTCGCGGGCGGCATGGCGGGCGGCAGCGCCGACGCCGCCGCGGCGCTCGTCGCCTGCGCGCGCCTCTGGGACGACCGCGACGACCCCGCCCTGACCAGGGACGACCTGCTGGATCTGGCGTCCGACCTCGGCAGCGACGTGCCGTTCGCGCTGCTCGGCGGCACCGCGATCGGCGTCGGCCGGGGCGAGCGGCTCACCCCCGCGCTCGCCCGCGGCGTCTTCCACTGGGTGTTCGCGACCGCCGACGGCGGCCTGTCCACGCCCGCCGTCTACGCCGAATGCGACCGGATCCGCGCCGCCGACAGCCGCCCGGGCACCCGGCCGCAGGTCTCGGAGGACCTGATGGCGGCCCTCGCCACCGGCGACGCCAAGAACCTCGGTGCCGCCCTGGTGAACGATCTCCAGCCCGCCGCGCTCAAGCTCCGCCCGTCCCTGCGCCGGACGCTCGCCGCCGGGCGGGACCTCGGCGCGATCGGCGCGCTCGTCTCCGGATCCGGTCCGACCTGCGCGTTCCTCGCCTCGAACGACGAGCACGCCGCGGAGCTGGCCGCCGACCTGGACGGCGCGGGCGTCGCGGAGACGATCGTCCGGGCCTCCGGTCCTGTCCCAGGGGCCACAGTAGTGTGA
- a CDS encoding ABC-F family ATP-binding cassette domain-containing protein: MNLINLENVAKAYGPKPLLDAVSLGLDDGDRVGVVGRNGGGKSTLVSVLARETEPDGGRVTHARGLRLGFLTQRDEFAEDATVRSIVLGDRAEHEWAGDVRAREILGGLLTGLALDAPLAGMSGGECRRIALARLLVPESDLLILDEPTNHLDIEAIDWLARHLKARKSALLVVTHDRWFLDEVTDRTWEVVDGNVERYEGGYSAYVLAKAERSRIAAATEAKRQNLLRKELAWLRRGPQARTSKPKFRVDAAQALIADEPPLRDSVELTRFATARLGKTVYDIEDVTVRLGDRSLFERMTWRLGPGDRVGLVGVNGSGKSTLLRLLDGSVTPDAGKVTRGKTVQLAHLTQNLEELDPSRRVLESVEEIRRRITVGKREWTASQLLERLGFPGDRQWTPIGDLSGGERRRLQVLRLLMAEPNVLLLDEPTNDLDIETLTEVEDLLDGWPGTLVVVSHDRYFLERITDHVVALVGDGRVSLLPGGVDEYLERRAAGTAPSRPAETAPPAEPAPKPKGGQDWKARKELDRLERRLEKLAGQEAALHESLAAHATDYAKLQELDGRLKEIQAEAAQVEEEWLMLAEDVG; the protein is encoded by the coding sequence GTGAATCTGATCAATCTTGAGAACGTCGCCAAGGCGTACGGGCCGAAGCCGCTGCTCGACGCCGTGTCCCTCGGGCTGGACGACGGAGACCGCGTGGGCGTCGTCGGCCGCAACGGCGGCGGGAAGAGCACGCTCGTGTCCGTCCTGGCACGCGAGACCGAGCCCGACGGCGGGCGCGTCACCCATGCCCGCGGGCTGCGCCTCGGGTTCCTGACCCAGCGGGACGAGTTCGCCGAGGACGCCACCGTCCGCTCCATCGTGCTGGGCGACCGCGCCGAGCACGAATGGGCGGGCGACGTCCGCGCCCGCGAGATCCTCGGCGGGCTGCTCACCGGCCTCGCCCTCGACGCGCCGCTCGCCGGGATGTCCGGCGGTGAGTGCCGCCGCATCGCGCTGGCCAGGCTGCTCGTCCCCGAGTCCGACCTGCTGATCCTGGACGAGCCCACCAACCACCTCGACATCGAGGCGATCGACTGGCTGGCCCGGCACCTGAAGGCCCGCAAGTCCGCGCTGCTCGTCGTCACCCACGACCGCTGGTTCCTCGACGAGGTCACCGACCGGACGTGGGAGGTCGTCGACGGCAACGTCGAACGCTACGAGGGCGGCTACTCCGCCTACGTCCTCGCCAAGGCCGAGCGGTCCCGGATCGCCGCCGCGACCGAGGCCAAGCGGCAGAACCTGCTGCGCAAGGAACTGGCGTGGCTGCGCCGCGGCCCGCAGGCCCGCACGTCCAAGCCGAAGTTCCGGGTGGACGCCGCGCAGGCCCTCATCGCGGACGAGCCGCCCCTGCGCGACTCGGTCGAGCTGACCCGGTTCGCGACGGCGCGGCTCGGCAAGACCGTCTACGACATCGAGGACGTCACCGTCCGGCTGGGAGACCGTTCCCTCTTCGAGAGGATGACCTGGCGGCTCGGACCCGGCGACCGGGTCGGCCTCGTCGGCGTCAACGGCAGCGGCAAGAGCACCCTCCTGCGCCTCCTCGACGGCTCGGTCACCCCAGACGCCGGCAAGGTGACGCGGGGCAAGACCGTCCAGCTCGCGCATCTGACGCAGAACCTCGAAGAGCTGGACCCGTCCCGCCGCGTCCTGGAGTCGGTGGAGGAGATCCGCCGCCGCATCACGGTCGGCAAACGCGAATGGACCGCGAGCCAGCTCCTCGAAAGGCTCGGCTTCCCCGGAGACCGGCAGTGGACGCCCATCGGCGACCTGTCGGGCGGCGAGCGGCGGCGGCTCCAGGTGCTGCGGCTGCTGATGGCCGAGCCGAACGTCCTGCTCCTCGACGAGCCCACCAACGACCTCGACATCGAGACGCTCACCGAGGTCGAGGACCTTCTCGACGGCTGGCCCGGCACGCTCGTCGTCGTCAGCCACGACCGGTACTTCCTGGAGCGGATCACCGACCACGTGGTGGCGCTGGTCGGCGACGGCCGCGTGTCCCTCCTGCCCGGCGGCGTCGACGAGTACCTGGAGCGCCGCGCCGCCGGGACGGCCCCGTCCCGTCCCGCCGAGACCGCGCCGCCCGCCGAACCGGCGCCCAAGCCCAAGGGCGGCCAGGACTGGAAGGCGCGCAAGGAACTCGACCGCCTCGAACGCCGCCTGGAGAAGCTCGCCGGGCAGGAGGCCGCGCTGCACGAGAGCCTCGCCGCGCACGCCACCGACTACGCCAAACTCCAGGAACTGGACGGCCGTCTCAAGGAGATCCAGGCCGAGGCCGCCCAGGTCGAAGAGGAATGGCTGATGCTGGCAGAAGACGTGGGCTGA
- a CDS encoding MarR family winged helix-turn-helix transcriptional regulator — MEDEVDRLVGAWNAERPDLDVLPLHVLSRVSRLARHLDRARRAVFAAHDLESWEFDVLTALRRAGDPYQLSPGRLLHATLVTSGTMTNRIDRLAAAGLVERHPDPQDKRGVLVRLTGAGMKRVDAAFADLLDREQAILEGLTPAERQTLASLLRTLLVPFDSTPA; from the coding sequence ATGGAGGATGAGGTCGACCGGCTGGTCGGGGCCTGGAACGCCGAGCGTCCCGACCTCGACGTGCTGCCACTGCACGTCCTCAGCCGGGTCTCACGCCTCGCGCGGCACCTGGACCGTGCCCGGCGGGCGGTGTTCGCCGCGCACGACCTGGAGTCCTGGGAGTTCGACGTCCTCACCGCGCTGCGCCGGGCGGGCGACCCCTACCAGCTCAGCCCGGGACGGCTGCTCCACGCGACGCTGGTGACGTCCGGCACCATGACCAACCGCATCGACCGGCTGGCCGCGGCGGGCCTCGTCGAACGGCATCCCGACCCGCAGGACAAGCGCGGCGTGCTCGTCCGGCTGACCGGGGCGGGCATGAAGCGGGTGGACGCGGCGTTCGCCGACCTGCTCGACCGGGAGCAGGCGATCTTGGAGGGCCTCACCCCCGCCGAGCGGCAGACCCTCGCGAGCCTGCTGCGGACGCTGCTGGTCCCGTTCGACTCCACCCCGGCATAG
- a CDS encoding aldo/keto reductase: MRYRLLGPTGLRVSEMFLGAMTFKGPDEARELVDVYADAGGNVIDTASAYGDSEAMLGRVLKDRRDGFVLSTKYTLTRDAKDPNSGGSHRKNLTLSLEASLRRLRTDYVDLFWVHTWDENTPVEETMRALDDAVRAGKVLYVGASNLPAWLVSRANTLAEWRDWTPFAGIQVRYSLLKRDVERELLPLAEAYGLSVAAYGVLSAGILSGKYEDGRAPSGTRVDPASLTPRDRKAARAVREVAADLGVTASQVAIAWTQARSRAIHPIIGARDAGQLRDDLGASSVTFSEDTVARLDAAVEFDVGYPSDDNAGARPWLYGDVPLEGRSGTTA, encoded by the coding sequence ATGCGGTACCGGCTGCTCGGCCCGACCGGCCTGCGGGTCTCGGAGATGTTCCTCGGCGCGATGACCTTCAAGGGCCCGGACGAGGCACGCGAACTGGTCGACGTCTACGCCGACGCCGGCGGCAACGTGATCGACACCGCGTCCGCCTACGGTGACAGCGAGGCGATGCTCGGCCGTGTCCTCAAGGACCGGCGCGACGGTTTCGTCCTGTCCACCAAGTACACGCTGACCCGCGACGCCAAGGACCCGAACTCGGGCGGAAGCCACCGCAAGAACCTCACCCTCTCGCTGGAGGCGAGCCTGCGGCGGCTGCGCACCGACTACGTCGACCTGTTCTGGGTGCACACCTGGGACGAGAACACGCCGGTCGAGGAGACCATGCGGGCACTGGACGACGCCGTCCGCGCCGGGAAGGTCCTGTATGTGGGTGCGTCCAACCTCCCGGCGTGGCTGGTGTCCCGCGCGAACACCCTCGCCGAGTGGCGCGACTGGACGCCGTTCGCCGGTATCCAGGTCCGCTACAGCCTGCTCAAACGCGACGTCGAGCGGGAACTCCTGCCCCTGGCCGAGGCGTACGGGCTGAGCGTCGCCGCGTACGGGGTGCTGTCCGCCGGAATCCTGTCGGGCAAATACGAGGACGGACGAGCCCCGAGCGGCACCCGCGTCGACCCCGCCTCCCTCACGCCCCGCGACCGGAAGGCCGCGCGTGCCGTCCGCGAGGTCGCCGCCGACCTGGGCGTGACCGCCTCGCAGGTGGCGATCGCCTGGACCCAGGCCCGGTCCCGCGCGATCCACCCGATCATCGGCGCACGGGACGCCGGGCAACTCCGGGACGACCTCGGCGCCTCCTCCGTCACCTTCTCCGAGGACACGGTCGCCCGCCTCGACGCGGCAGTGGAGTTCGACGTCGGATACCCGTCCGACGACAACGCCGGGGCCCGCCCCTGGCTCTACGGCGACGTGCCCCTGGAAGGCCGCTCCGGCACTACCGCTTGA
- a CDS encoding trans-aconitate 2-methyltransferase, producing MSRDAEWDPAQYGIFGDERARPFAELVGRICGEEPRYAVDLGCGPGELTATLAVRWPGAFIDAFDSSPDMIAAARGHAIPGRLDFHVADVATWRADRAVDVIVSNSVLHWVPGHGDLLPRWVDALAPGGRLAFQVPGNFDEPSHALLRMLCRSDRWVDRIGSVLQTDPIMSPAGYLDLLTRHGCTVDAWETTYTQVLQGDDPVLEWVKGTTLRPILTVLDQGEQGEFLASYRDLLREAYPAAPYGTVFPFRRVFVIARRNAP from the coding sequence ATGTCGAGAGATGCCGAGTGGGATCCCGCGCAGTACGGGATCTTCGGGGACGAGCGCGCCAGGCCCTTCGCCGAGCTGGTCGGGCGGATCTGCGGCGAGGAACCCCGGTACGCCGTGGACCTCGGGTGCGGGCCGGGGGAATTGACCGCGACGCTCGCCGTCCGCTGGCCGGGGGCCTTCATCGACGCCTTCGACAGCTCGCCCGACATGATCGCCGCCGCGCGGGGGCACGCGATCCCCGGACGGCTCGACTTCCATGTCGCCGATGTCGCGACATGGAGGGCGGACAGGGCCGTGGACGTCATCGTGTCCAACTCCGTCCTGCACTGGGTCCCCGGGCACGGTGACCTGCTGCCGCGCTGGGTCGACGCGCTCGCCCCCGGTGGCCGCCTGGCCTTCCAGGTGCCCGGCAACTTCGACGAGCCCAGCCACGCGCTGCTGCGGATGCTGTGCCGGTCGGACCGATGGGTCGACCGGATCGGGAGCGTCCTGCAGACCGATCCCATCATGAGCCCGGCGGGCTATCTGGACCTGCTGACGCGGCACGGCTGCACGGTGGACGCCTGGGAAACGACCTACACGCAGGTCCTGCAGGGCGATGACCCCGTCCTCGAATGGGTCAAGGGCACCACTCTGAGACCCATCCTGACCGTCCTCGACCAGGGGGAACAGGGGGAGTTCCTGGCCTCGTACCGGGATCTGCTCCGCGAGGCGTACCCGGCGGCCCCCTACGGGACCGTTTTCCCCTTCCGGCGGGTGTTCGTCATCGCGCGCCGGAACGCCCCTTAG
- a CDS encoding TetR/AcrR family transcriptional regulator, with product MTEPAPRPRRKRMTGKERREQLLDIGRTLFAERGLDGTSVEEIASAAGVSKPVVYEHFGGKEGLYAVVVDREFEKLLSLVTESLISAVHYRSKLEKAALALLEYIEESPDGFRILVRDSHGGTGTGSYASLLSEIAGEVEYILAQEFDRHDYDDKFAPLYAQSLVGMVALTGQWWLDVRKPRREEVAAHIVNLAWNGLSGLEPRPSLDPRRRRKEMERLEKRAEKAAAKAEKAEEKAAAKAERAQRKVRRESDAEPQEG from the coding sequence GTGACAGAACCCGCTCCCAGGCCCCGCAGAAAGCGGATGACCGGCAAGGAACGACGCGAGCAGCTCCTGGACATCGGGCGGACGCTGTTCGCCGAGCGCGGCCTGGACGGCACTTCGGTGGAGGAGATCGCCTCCGCCGCCGGCGTTTCCAAGCCCGTGGTGTACGAGCATTTCGGTGGCAAGGAGGGGCTGTACGCGGTCGTCGTCGACCGGGAGTTCGAGAAGCTCCTCAGCCTCGTCACCGAATCGCTGATCTCGGCGGTCCATTACCGGAGCAAGCTGGAGAAGGCCGCCCTCGCGCTGCTGGAGTACATCGAGGAGAGCCCGGACGGCTTCCGCATCCTCGTCCGCGACTCGCACGGCGGCACCGGCACCGGCAGCTACGCCAGCCTCCTCAGCGAGATCGCCGGTGAGGTCGAATACATCCTCGCCCAGGAGTTCGACCGGCACGACTACGACGACAAGTTCGCGCCGCTTTACGCGCAGAGCCTCGTGGGCATGGTCGCGCTGACCGGGCAATGGTGGCTGGACGTCCGCAAACCCCGCCGCGAAGAGGTCGCCGCCCACATCGTCAACCTCGCGTGGAACGGCCTGTCCGGACTTGAGCCGCGCCCCTCTCTGGATCCCCGCCGCCGCCGCAAGGAAATGGAGCGGCTGGAGAAGCGCGCCGAAAAGGCGGCGGCCAAGGCGGAGAAGGCCGAGGAGAAGGCCGCCGCCAAAGCCGAGAGGGCACAGCGCAAGGTCCGGCGCGAATCCGACGCCGAGCCCCAGGAAGGCTGA
- a CDS encoding acyl-CoA desaturase: MTTAPAIDPPRPRPRPEIDPDQQGNAERALVAVFTGVPFLALFAAVPLAWGRFLGWTDVAIMAVFYVLSAAGITIGYHRYFTHGSFKAKRPLKIFMALAGSLAIEGPVITWVADHRRHHKHSDKEFDPHSPWRFGDDWKALSKGLVWAHYGWLFDANRTSKPRFAKDLLDDRDMVRIHKAFPGLVAVSFLLPAALGGLLTMSWAGFLTALFWAGFVRITLVHHVTWSINSICHTFGREEFEVRDKSRNVWWLAIPSLGESWHNLHHSDPTCARHGVLKGQIDISARIIWAFEKAGWAYDVRWPNRDRLSAKRTKQAD, encoded by the coding sequence ATGACCACGGCCCCCGCCATCGACCCTCCCCGGCCACGGCCACGACCCGAGATCGACCCGGATCAGCAGGGAAACGCCGAGCGGGCGCTCGTGGCGGTCTTCACCGGCGTGCCCTTCCTGGCGCTGTTCGCGGCCGTCCCGCTGGCCTGGGGCAGGTTCCTCGGCTGGACCGACGTCGCGATCATGGCCGTCTTCTACGTGCTGTCCGCGGCGGGCATCACGATCGGCTACCACCGCTACTTCACCCACGGGTCCTTCAAGGCCAAGCGCCCATTGAAGATCTTCATGGCGCTCGCGGGCAGCCTCGCCATCGAGGGTCCCGTCATCACGTGGGTCGCCGACCACCGGCGCCACCACAAGCACTCCGACAAGGAGTTCGACCCGCACTCGCCGTGGCGCTTCGGCGACGACTGGAAGGCGCTCAGCAAGGGCCTCGTCTGGGCCCACTACGGCTGGCTCTTCGACGCCAACCGCACGTCCAAGCCGCGCTTCGCCAAGGACCTGCTGGACGACCGGGACATGGTCCGCATCCACAAGGCGTTCCCCGGCCTGGTCGCCGTGTCGTTCCTGCTGCCCGCCGCGCTCGGCGGCCTGCTCACCATGTCGTGGGCGGGCTTCCTCACGGCCCTCTTCTGGGCGGGCTTCGTCCGGATCACGCTCGTCCACCATGTGACGTGGTCGATCAACTCCATCTGCCACACCTTCGGCAGGGAGGAGTTCGAGGTCCGCGACAAGTCCCGGAACGTGTGGTGGCTGGCCATCCCGTCCCTCGGCGAGTCCTGGCACAACCTGCACCACTCCGACCCGACCTGCGCGCGCCACGGCGTCCTCAAGGGGCAGATCGACATCAGCGCCCGGATCATCTGGGCCTTCGAGAAGGCGGGCTGGGCGTACGACGTCCGGTGGCCGAACCGCGACAGGCTCTCGGCCAAGCGCACCAAGCAGGCAGATTGA